One genomic segment of Cerasicoccus sp. TK19100 includes these proteins:
- a CDS encoding KAP family P-loop NTPase fold protein: MSQPKSLNLDRPAEGTPQRPDLFHRYEFSKTIAKTLLLAPSSDCLVASLEGGWGTGKTSVVKMIKTYYGEQQKSVQPVVITFNPWMFSGLGDLAKEFLLQFGSTLQLSDKGKRLNKAGDAILKYSSVFDAIKLVPGAEPWATMIKAAISAVGGSASQLGDMHTPNLEQQRSNVISALAATNKAFVVVIDDIDRLVPEEVYAILRLVKSVSDFPRVSFLLVYEHAHVVKSLELSNIPEPSAYLEKIVQLRFTLPRISRDDAYEYFDRHLAGYGEEETEVAFYREKERWRDVALEHLLLLLKTPRDYVRLTNRLNVHYPIVKGEVSFADYCCIEAIAVVEPQLYETIKNNPRAYVGHDPLNPYNLWSKHIEQTESIRKGALEAVRDEEKRARLSSLLGSLFPKTVDNPHAEADPGRTGGRIANPDNFEYAFYYTRPAHLVSLEALRDIWLNPSSREARFASIENASAGKRLLSAIDELIFNHGHEAYAQDWGPPVEPQDFAKHYIAFVESAVMPKEIGSLIYGDYRFFLKRVNYWLQKRLGTSERLSFAKFLVEDPSMLPLSCQFVNRNLKKVEKEELLPDEEMEQLNQKWLDVCAEALKLDSFWDSKFVNHILITLLRMGGAAALEAAVQRAEMEIEQKVCCLKALISGGSIDGEPYYVTESKFTFKHLNIEAFQAIANSIDCSADDYATSAMKLAYANPGISYYVKDAQRTGDD; the protein is encoded by the coding sequence ATGAGCCAACCAAAGTCTCTTAACCTAGACCGTCCCGCAGAGGGAACCCCCCAGAGGCCAGACCTCTTTCACCGATACGAATTTTCCAAGACCATTGCTAAAACCCTCCTTCTTGCCCCCAGCAGCGACTGCCTTGTTGCCTCTCTTGAAGGCGGCTGGGGAACTGGCAAAACGTCAGTGGTTAAAATGATAAAAACCTACTACGGCGAACAGCAGAAGAGCGTGCAGCCTGTAGTAATAACTTTTAACCCTTGGATGTTTAGCGGCCTTGGCGACTTGGCCAAGGAGTTCCTGCTGCAATTTGGCAGCACCCTGCAACTCTCTGATAAAGGCAAACGGCTGAATAAGGCTGGGGACGCCATTCTTAAATACTCCAGTGTCTTTGACGCCATTAAGCTAGTGCCAGGTGCGGAGCCTTGGGCAACCATGATAAAGGCTGCTATCTCTGCTGTAGGTGGCAGTGCATCGCAGTTAGGCGACATGCACACGCCAAACCTAGAGCAGCAAAGAAGCAACGTAATATCGGCCTTGGCGGCTACCAATAAGGCATTCGTCGTTGTTATCGACGACATCGACCGCCTAGTGCCCGAAGAAGTGTATGCCATCCTTCGGCTGGTTAAGTCAGTATCCGATTTCCCGCGCGTCTCCTTCCTGTTGGTTTATGAACACGCCCATGTTGTAAAATCGCTGGAGTTATCGAACATTCCCGAACCGTCGGCATACTTGGAGAAGATCGTGCAGTTGCGCTTCACTCTGCCGCGGATTTCTAGGGATGACGCCTACGAATACTTTGACAGGCATTTAGCCGGTTATGGCGAAGAAGAAACAGAAGTGGCATTTTACCGTGAAAAGGAACGTTGGCGCGATGTGGCATTAGAACATTTATTACTGCTGCTAAAGACGCCTCGCGACTACGTTCGGTTAACTAACCGCCTAAATGTCCATTACCCAATCGTTAAGGGTGAGGTGTCATTTGCTGACTATTGCTGCATCGAGGCAATTGCAGTTGTGGAACCGCAGCTGTATGAAACCATTAAAAACAACCCTCGTGCTTACGTTGGTCATGACCCACTTAATCCGTATAACTTATGGAGTAAGCATATTGAACAAACAGAATCCATTCGCAAAGGGGCGCTTGAGGCTGTAAGAGACGAAGAGAAGCGCGCACGGCTATCTTCCTTACTCGGTTCATTGTTTCCGAAAACAGTAGATAATCCACATGCAGAGGCCGACCCAGGTCGCACAGGTGGCAGGATTGCTAACCCAGACAATTTTGAGTATGCATTCTACTACACGCGCCCTGCGCATTTGGTAAGCTTGGAGGCATTGCGTGATATCTGGCTAAATCCCTCTTCTCGGGAAGCACGGTTTGCGTCCATCGAAAACGCTAGTGCAGGTAAGCGCCTATTGTCGGCAATTGATGAATTAATATTCAATCACGGACACGAAGCGTATGCGCAAGATTGGGGACCACCCGTAGAACCACAGGATTTCGCAAAGCATTACATCGCCTTTGTCGAGAGTGCAGTAATGCCCAAGGAAATCGGATCACTCATTTATGGCGACTACAGATTTTTTCTAAAAAGAGTAAATTATTGGCTGCAAAAGCGTCTAGGCACTTCCGAGCGATTGTCATTCGCAAAGTTTCTAGTGGAAGACCCAAGTATGCTTCCTCTGTCGTGCCAATTTGTTAATCGAAATTTGAAGAAGGTAGAGAAGGAGGAACTGCTTCCTGATGAAGAGATGGAGCAATTAAACCAAAAATGGCTAGATGTTTGCGCTGAAGCTCTTAAATTAGATAGTTTTTGGGATTCTAAGTTCGTGAATCATATTTTAATAACTCTTCTGCGTATGGGAGGCGCTGCGGCGCTTGAAGCAGCAGTCCAGCGTGCGGAAATGGAGATAGAACAAAAAGTTTGCTGCCTAAAAGCTCTTATTAGTGGTGGCAGTATCGATGGAGAGCCCTACTATGTTACCGAATCAAAATTCACATTTAAGCATCTGAACATCGAGGCTTTCCAGGCAATCGCCAATTCTATTGATTGCAGCGCCGACGACTATGCGACTAGTGCCATGAAACTAGCCTATGCAAACCCGGGCATTAGCTACTACGTAAAAGATGCCCAAAGAACTGGAGATGACTAA
- a CDS encoding rolling circle replication-associated protein — protein sequence MRAQKGASNVRQHAEGQTSETGSFANALIESKPGEIGQVLKRITDPQPEAHCAPARSGERSGGAAALPCLKSNNSTELPSGFDTQRANPLVWTGEEIKHAKHIKFDSNGRQLVEYNGVQEWLNGPSTSEKKKAFALVENLKHLAKLYGVERLGFLTLTFEDNVTDFREAQRRFNSLATHILRKCFLNHVVTVEPQKRGAVHYHLVVVCQVDIRTGFNFEAFRSCQIVFREAGRCQDFHRLKQIYTDSASPYLRHLWSYLRKIMKKYGFGRSELLPIRSNAEGIANYVGKYLEKGSRYRGEQFKGARMVRYSRGWRVVSQHFSWRESGQKWREKIAEVAQILGAKDIDELRDQAGRYWAFKTLSILKAYPDASACEIATILKQATNA from the coding sequence ATGAGGGCGCAAAAAGGAGCCTCCAACGTGCGACAACACGCTGAAGGCCAAACATCGGAAACGGGAAGCTTCGCGAATGCTCTAATCGAATCAAAGCCAGGCGAGATTGGTCAAGTTTTGAAGCGCATCACTGATCCGCAGCCGGAGGCGCATTGCGCCCCGGCGCGGAGCGGTGAGCGCTCAGGCGGCGCAGCCGCCCTTCCTTGTCTAAAGAGTAACAACTCAACCGAACTCCCTTCGGGATTCGATACTCAACGAGCAAATCCGCTTGTCTGGACAGGAGAAGAAATCAAGCACGCCAAACATATTAAGTTCGATTCAAACGGACGCCAACTTGTCGAATACAATGGAGTTCAGGAATGGCTCAACGGTCCCAGTACTTCGGAGAAGAAGAAAGCCTTCGCCCTAGTCGAGAATCTAAAGCACTTGGCAAAACTCTACGGCGTTGAGCGTCTCGGATTCCTCACCCTCACTTTTGAGGATAATGTTACTGATTTCCGCGAAGCCCAGCGCCGTTTCAATTCGCTCGCAACACACATTCTCCGAAAATGCTTCCTGAATCACGTAGTCACTGTTGAGCCACAAAAGCGAGGGGCCGTGCATTATCACTTGGTGGTTGTTTGCCAAGTAGACATTCGCACAGGCTTTAACTTCGAAGCCTTCCGCTCCTGTCAAATCGTCTTTCGAGAGGCTGGCCGCTGCCAGGACTTCCACCGCCTCAAGCAGATTTACACCGACTCCGCCTCACCCTACCTTCGCCATCTTTGGAGCTACCTCCGTAAGATCATGAAGAAATACGGGTTCGGTCGTTCTGAGCTATTGCCGATTCGCTCTAATGCAGAAGGCATTGCCAACTATGTCGGCAAATATCTTGAGAAGGGCAGTCGCTACCGTGGCGAGCAATTCAAGGGCGCTCGCATGGTCCGATACTCCAGAGGTTGGCGTGTAGTTTCGCAGCATTTCTCTTGGCGTGAATCAGGTCAGAAATGGCGTGAGAAGATTGCCGAAGTTGCACAAATACTCGGCGCAAAAGACATAGACGAGCTACGGGATCAAGCCGGCCGATATTGGGCATTCAAAACCTTATCGATCCTTAAAGCATATCCTGATGCTAGTGCATGCGAAATTGCTACAATCCTAAAACAAGCCACCAATGCATAA
- a CDS encoding SGNH/GDSL hydrolase family protein: MKKIYVIGDSISIQYGPYLKEYLKGILSYSRKEGVDEALANLDVPKGANGGDSSMVLQFLRSQVESDQLPFDYVLFNCGLHDIKTNPQTKKRQICLEAYKENLQDIVKLFDHSATKLIWMRTTPLIESIHNERCTGFHRFESDCESYNEAADIIMSQNSIPAVDLYGFTKNLGNEIYCDHVHFIESVRIQQASFIAGWLSCYIAQP, from the coding sequence ATGAAAAAGATATATGTCATAGGAGATAGCATTTCGATTCAATATGGCCCCTATTTGAAAGAATACCTGAAAGGCATACTTTCTTATTCGAGAAAAGAAGGCGTCGATGAAGCGTTGGCCAATCTTGACGTGCCCAAAGGCGCAAATGGTGGGGATTCATCAATGGTATTGCAGTTTTTACGCTCTCAAGTCGAATCGGATCAACTGCCATTTGATTATGTTTTATTCAATTGCGGCCTGCATGATATCAAAACGAACCCACAAACAAAGAAGCGTCAGATTTGCTTAGAAGCTTACAAAGAAAATTTGCAGGATATCGTAAAGCTCTTTGATCACTCCGCAACAAAACTGATTTGGATGCGAACAACTCCACTGATTGAAAGCATTCACAATGAGAGGTGCACGGGTTTTCACCGATTTGAATCAGACTGCGAGTCTTATAATGAGGCTGCTGATATAATAATGAGTCAAAACTCGATTCCAGCAGTCGACCTTTACGGTTTCACAAAGAATTTGGGTAATGAAATATACTGTGACCACGTCCATTTCATCGAATCAGTCAGGATCCAACAGGCTAGCTTTATCGCAGGCTGGTTGAGTTGCTACATCGCTCAACCTTAA
- a CDS encoding FAD-dependent oxidoreductase produces the protein MIVILGCLIAPNRLAAESIKVDIAVYGATPSGVAAAVSAARSGSEVILIESSNHVGGLTSGGLSNTDFRTFECLGGIWREFMNRVLDHYTTTYGYGSPQLDAAQNGGFYEPKVARMIFERMLEEEGVNLRLQSPMQSVTTEASSVGRQRLTNVVFASVNNEDTLNVEATVFIDATYEGDLMAAAGVPYRIGEDGKWRYNEDIAPPNDTDYLQVYNFRVTLTDDPNNGSPIPAPEGYDREDFRRIIDAILNREVDGLEDILTGLERRIPNSKADFNDLQGSPQSFRIYNTRPWADGDQATRDAIYERARYQALGMLYTLQNDPEITADSNGAAISAEASEWYIPLDEYTENENWSPALYVREARRMLGDRVFTEHDLKFEPGSIRVPALLDAIAIGDYSSNCHGVRQGPNGETIGLINQRNRTWPTRPFQVPYGVLVPSNVDGLLVSCAVSSSHIGFCALRMEPTWTALGEAAGTAGAQAVQFNQEVRDIDVQVLRKTLHEAGALTYYVSDVAPSSPYYRAVQQFGNLGFFQDLYPANAPADANSKFPGFNQWYYAFPNHDLKPNELLTPELAANWLEKYHGLPQTYKTGADSLLLLNQPMTRGEFLNRLLNDPVTSGLPVVKLPRASVENTYSHTLIATGDDSPYSFSFVDGTLPPGIQFTGNTIEGLPSSAGTYSFRMYVSGDSGSSTLREFWLTVLEGNLLDAEIDTYIQSGLPTTNFGQSDRLLVKNTPGDSYHREAFMRFTLPPSGALLERATLILTPAQLYTDSNTTHFLVSLLEDASDDWIEGNGGTDQSAENALTWDSPRPAVQVHQHTVINPPYEVGTPVEIDLTKLVQQTLAEDPAGILGLKFTAVEQGFSNMIAWASREYTSVADRPQLVLEFSATVGSGLSAKADTIAQAGSPNTNFGADSELPIKNFPGDNFHREAFMRFELPDRANSVDEAILWLTPVQLYSGSNNTQFIIELIQDSDDAWVEDELTWNQQRPRVQPHSVSISPPYQLNIPIAVDITKLVSETVKNDPSRILGLKISGVETGSSYIVSWASRESAVASHQPHLVIKYAGAIGVGTYHDWRTAQDWQQEADGYRLLDPDSDGIPNNDERIMGTDPLQFNLKPRLDITASGQNTFKLSFQTQTANNQEGYEGLKRYYTLQYNTNLGAEAWINLPNAVAIPADNNLQEIEVELGDALSTIFYRLKIWLEQ, from the coding sequence TTGATTGTCATTCTGGGGTGCCTTATCGCACCCAACAGACTTGCGGCTGAATCGATCAAAGTAGATATTGCCGTATATGGAGCAACACCAAGCGGTGTTGCAGCTGCGGTCAGCGCGGCCAGATCTGGCTCAGAAGTCATTCTGATTGAGTCTTCGAACCATGTAGGCGGCTTGACCTCAGGTGGTCTTTCCAACACGGATTTCAGAACTTTTGAGTGCTTAGGTGGCATTTGGCGAGAGTTCATGAATCGAGTTCTCGACCATTACACGACAACCTACGGCTATGGCTCTCCCCAACTTGATGCAGCGCAGAATGGGGGCTTCTACGAACCCAAAGTAGCACGTATGATATTCGAGCGAATGCTCGAAGAAGAAGGTGTCAACCTGCGCTTGCAATCCCCGATGCAATCCGTGACGACGGAGGCATCCAGTGTGGGGCGGCAACGGCTTACAAATGTCGTCTTTGCATCTGTGAATAATGAAGATACCCTCAATGTAGAGGCCACCGTATTCATAGACGCAACCTACGAAGGAGATCTCATGGCCGCAGCTGGTGTACCGTATCGCATCGGTGAAGATGGGAAATGGCGCTACAATGAAGATATCGCGCCACCCAATGATACTGATTACCTGCAGGTTTATAATTTCCGAGTCACCCTGACAGATGATCCGAACAATGGCTCACCCATACCTGCGCCTGAAGGTTACGACCGCGAAGATTTTAGAAGGATCATCGATGCGATTCTCAATCGAGAAGTCGATGGATTGGAGGATATTTTAACGGGCCTCGAGCGCCGTATACCCAACAGCAAAGCTGATTTTAACGACCTACAAGGATCTCCGCAAAGCTTCCGAATCTACAACACGCGACCTTGGGCGGATGGTGACCAAGCCACGCGCGATGCTATTTACGAACGAGCCCGTTATCAAGCATTGGGCATGCTATACACCTTGCAGAACGATCCAGAAATTACTGCTGATTCAAACGGAGCCGCGATCTCGGCGGAAGCTTCCGAATGGTATATTCCGTTGGATGAGTATACGGAAAATGAAAATTGGTCTCCGGCACTGTATGTCCGTGAAGCACGTCGCATGTTGGGAGACCGCGTCTTTACCGAGCATGATTTGAAATTCGAGCCTGGCAGCATACGAGTCCCTGCACTGCTTGATGCCATCGCCATTGGTGACTATTCATCCAATTGCCATGGCGTGCGGCAAGGACCTAATGGTGAGACGATCGGCTTAATCAATCAAAGAAACCGCACATGGCCGACCCGCCCCTTTCAAGTGCCCTACGGAGTATTGGTTCCCTCTAATGTTGATGGCTTATTGGTATCCTGTGCCGTATCCTCCAGCCACATTGGATTCTGTGCACTGCGCATGGAGCCCACATGGACAGCACTCGGCGAAGCTGCTGGGACCGCTGGAGCTCAGGCAGTTCAATTTAATCAGGAAGTGCGGGACATCGATGTCCAGGTATTACGCAAAACACTGCATGAAGCCGGAGCACTCACCTATTACGTTTCCGATGTGGCACCGTCGTCACCCTACTATCGAGCCGTGCAACAGTTTGGGAATTTGGGATTCTTTCAGGATCTTTACCCCGCGAATGCTCCTGCCGATGCCAATTCAAAGTTTCCCGGCTTTAACCAATGGTACTACGCCTTTCCGAACCACGATCTAAAACCAAACGAATTACTGACACCTGAGTTAGCAGCAAACTGGCTGGAAAAGTATCACGGACTGCCGCAAACGTATAAAACGGGTGCCGATTCACTGCTACTATTAAATCAACCAATGACTCGGGGCGAGTTTTTGAACCGTCTATTGAACGACCCAGTCACTTCAGGTCTGCCAGTAGTAAAGTTGCCTCGAGCTTCGGTTGAGAACACCTATTCACATACTCTTATAGCAACTGGTGATGACAGCCCCTACAGCTTCAGCTTCGTAGATGGCACTCTGCCTCCGGGCATACAGTTTACAGGCAACACCATCGAAGGATTGCCCTCCTCCGCGGGAACTTACAGCTTCCGTATGTATGTAAGCGGAGATAGCGGATCTTCCACCCTCCGAGAATTCTGGCTAACCGTGCTGGAGGGCAATCTTTTGGATGCCGAAATAGACACCTATATTCAGAGTGGTCTCCCTACGACTAACTTTGGTCAAAGCGATCGACTGCTGGTAAAGAATACTCCCGGCGATAGCTATCACCGGGAAGCCTTTATGCGCTTCACTTTGCCACCTTCCGGAGCCCTGCTAGAACGTGCGACCTTAATCCTAACCCCAGCACAACTCTACACTGATTCCAACACGACACACTTTCTCGTCAGCTTACTCGAAGACGCCTCCGATGATTGGATCGAAGGGAATGGTGGCACAGACCAGTCGGCTGAAAACGCACTGACCTGGGATTCACCAAGGCCTGCGGTGCAGGTGCATCAGCACACCGTCATCAACCCGCCCTACGAAGTCGGCACTCCAGTTGAAATCGATCTAACAAAGCTCGTTCAGCAAACATTGGCTGAAGATCCAGCTGGTATCTTGGGCCTGAAATTTACTGCAGTAGAACAGGGTTTTTCCAACATGATTGCCTGGGCCTCTAGGGAATACACGTCTGTTGCAGATCGCCCGCAGCTTGTGCTGGAGTTTAGCGCCACTGTCGGCAGTGGACTTTCGGCAAAGGCCGATACGATTGCACAAGCCGGCAGTCCGAATACTAATTTCGGAGCAGACAGTGAATTACCGATCAAAAATTTCCCAGGGGATAATTTCCACCGCGAGGCATTTATGCGCTTTGAGTTACCCGATCGCGCAAACTCAGTCGATGAGGCCATCCTTTGGCTCACCCCTGTCCAGCTCTATTCCGGATCGAACAACACACAATTTATTATCGAATTAATCCAGGACTCCGATGACGCTTGGGTCGAAGACGAACTGACCTGGAATCAGCAACGTCCCAGAGTACAACCGCACTCGGTCAGTATCTCTCCGCCCTATCAACTCAACATTCCGATAGCAGTCGATATCACCAAACTTGTCAGTGAAACCGTAAAGAATGACCCGTCACGAATCTTGGGTCTCAAGATATCCGGCGTGGAAACAGGCAGTTCTTACATCGTATCATGGGCATCGCGAGAATCAGCTGTAGCATCACATCAGCCACATTTAGTCATCAAGTATGCAGGAGCTATCGGGGTTGGCACCTATCACGACTGGCGAACCGCGCAAGACTGGCAGCAGGAAGCGGATGGCTATCGCTTGCTGGATCCTGATAGCGATGGCATCCCTAATAATGATGAGCGCATCATGGGAACAGATCCTCTCCAATTCAACCTTAAGCCTCGTCTGGACATCACCGCCAGTGGACAAAACACTTTTAAATTAAGCTTTCAGACTCAAACAGCTAACAATCAGGAAGGCTACGAAGGGTTGAAGCGTTACTATACCCTGCAATACAACACGAACTTGGGCGCAGAAGCTTGGATCAATCTGCCGAATGCTGTTGCCATACCAGCAGATAATAATCTCCAAGAGATTGAGGTTGAATTAGGAGATGCGCTTTCAACCATATTCTACAGACTAAAGATTTGGCTGGAGCAGTGA